TGTTTGCCATCACACCAGTTCCACAGCACGTGCAATCATGGCGTCGTTGACTGTTAGGTAGCGCTGAGTGGTGGCAATGTTTCTGTGCCCAGCAATAGCTGCCAACACATGTACACTGATGCCTTTGTCCGCCAATCGAGTGATCATAGTGCGTCTACCACTGTGGCTGCTTGCACCATGGATCCCACAAGCAGCGTACACCTCTAAGAATAGCTGACACATGGTGTTGCCTGAAAAGTGCCCACCCTTTTGACTGGGGAACAGTGGTTTGTGGGGAATATTGGTGTTGATGCATGCACTGTATCGCCGGAGTGCAGTGTGCAGGCGTTTGTTCACAAACACCCTTCGCGCATATCCGCCCTTGGTGGTGGTGAGATAGATCACATCACTTATTGTGCCATCATCAGTGTATGCATCACCCACAGTGAGTGCGGCAATCTCCATTGCACGCAGTCCAGCATTGAAGCTGACAGCAAAGATGGTTTGATCTCGCAGTGCATGACGGCGTGTGTTGAGATAAGTGTTGATCCGTTTTTGTTCTGTGTCTGTTACAATACGTGCCTGCCGCATGTGTGCCTCCAATTCCCATCGATCCAATGCACACAGTGTATGCGATGAGGTATTGGGTGGACGACCAGAACTGCCTTTTAACACACCGTCAGTGATCTCAACGACTTATGCGTTTAAGTCAAAGAGTAGTAATTCTATGAGGTTTTCTTGGTCAATCTTACGCTCGTTGATAAATAAACACAGTTGCGCGAAAGCGCATTGAAACTGGATCAAGGTTGGCGTGCCGAATACAATCACGCTGTGAAACCCGTTCTGCTGTGTGGCGGTTAGCAAGAGTGCCAGTTCTCTAACTTCGATGGACTACCCACTGGGCGGCTGGTGGATGCCTCAAACTCTGCCTGACAGGGTTTCTATCGTCGTAATGGTTAAAACTTAGAGATAAGTTTGAGGACAAGTGAGACGGAAGACACGCCAATTGGTTACCGTCAATGCTTGGGGTAGCTGCGCTGTATCGGTCCCAAGTATGCGTTTGATGAGCCTGTAATAGAGATGATAGCAAGACCTGCTCTTCCCTGCTGTGTCGGGGTTTGGTGACTACAGCCTGTTCAAAGCGACGTGCAATGACAGATCCACGCCCTACGGGGCGTGATCTATCCTGCTCCTTGCAATATCATTAGAAAATAGGTTTGAAGCAAAAAATATGTGAATGCTGTGTGATGAGCATGAGCGAACATCAAAGCAGCATTGCACTGCTTCCTCTGCAAGAGGAGCACATAGAATATCCATATTGTGTTGATAAATAACAATAAGGAGAGACTATGGCTGAAAAATTAACGATTGAGAACATCTGCAATCTGGTCATTGCTGAGGGCTTGGCTGACAACGAACAAGACTTTTGTGAGCGTTGGCTTTGTCGAGGCGAAGGGTATATGCGCACATTGCGCTTTAGGGGACTGCAACCCAGCACTGATGCTTTGGCTGTGTGTGCCAACAAGTTGGGATTTTATGCAGATGCGTTTTTGTCCAGTGGTCGCAATTACTCAGTGCAGACAGGCAAGAACCTCAGGCAGTTGCAGCAGCTGTGTGAGCACGAACTAACTCAAGCAGCAAAGAGCAAATGGCAGGGGTACAGCATCCAATGAAACAGTCATGCCGCAGTCCACTGCTGGAACGTGTGGATGCACTAGATCAACGCCTCAAAGCTTTGCGCCAACAGCAAGACCGCATCAAACGACAAAAAAAGCAAATCAAGCTGCAAAAGGCTCGTCAGGCAGTGGCGCAGTCATGACTTGAGTTGTTGCCATGAGACTTAACGAGATCCATACGCCATGATTGCCATGTGAGTAAAAACTTTTAAGCTGCGTGTGTGGCACTGATTTGCATGAGGATCGCATGGCAACTGAACAAGTTTTAAACCAAGGGCTCACACGTCTTCGTGGGCTAAGTAAAAATCAAAATGACTTTTACCAGTCTGCCAGAGAACTACTGCATCAAACGCTGGTGGAAACCTACCTGTGGTGGCGAGAAGCGTCGCTAGAGCCAGGGTACTTGGAAAAGCGTTTTGCTGAAGAAAACATCAAATATCAAAGCAAGCACAACAAACCAAATTTTGCACCAGTGGTTCGCCTGGCAATGCGTGTCCCACCCAGCAAGCGAGTTCAGATTCAAAATTTTGCCACAGCCATCAACGCTATTGATGATGAATATCTCCGCAACAGCCATCGCTACATAAATCGAGATACAGTTGCTGAGCTGGTTGATTGGATACACGAAACCGGCGGCTTGAGCGGTATTACCAGCACCAAGAAAGAAGAAGTAGAATACAATGGCTATGACCAAAAGGGTGCAGGTCAGCCAAAGCCAAAATCCAAAAAAATTGAGAGCACACAAAAGCAAAGACTGCGCATGGAGCTGTTGGCGCTGAAAAAGATTGCTGTTGGGCGAGCCAAGGTCGACCAGACCATCGACCTTGGACACGTGGGCACAGGCGAGGATGACATGATTGTTGTGCTGGCAAAATCCACTGGCAACGGAACAGTTTTGAAAGTGGTGGGTACTACAGCACAGCAAGCGCTTGTTGACGGTGCGGTGATGCAGGTTGGTGACCTAGCCCATGATGGTGTCTCAGATGACATGCGTTTGTTGTGTGAGGCAATAAATCTCAACACCATCACCAAGGAACTGCAAGATTACAGCGGCAGTCGAGCCAACTTTTATAACAAAACGAAATTCGTGGTTGAGCATCAGGGCGTCAAATCTGCTGTGTTTGAAAATGCACGTGTGGTTTTGCAAAAAAATGGCACTGTGTTGGTGTCCAAGTCATCAAGCGCTGCAAGCCTCACCACACTGCATATTCCACATAAAAAGTTTTTACTTAATCAGGACTTGT
This genomic window from Lentibacter algarum contains:
- a CDS encoding site-specific integrase, which codes for MRQARIVTDTEQKRINTYLNTRRHALRDQTIFAVSFNAGLRAMEIAALTVGDAYTDDGTISDVIYLTTTKGGYARRVFVNKRLHTALRRYSACINTNIPHKPLFPSQKGGHFSGNTMCQLFLEVYAACGIHGASSHSGRRTMITRLADKGISVHVLAAIAGHRNIATTQRYLTVNDAMIARAVELV
- a CDS encoding DUF6626 family protein: MAEKLTIENICNLVIAEGLADNEQDFCERWLCRGEGYMRTLRFRGLQPSTDALAVCANKLGFYADAFLSSGRNYSVQTGKNLRQLQQLCEHELTQAAKSKWQGYSIQ